From a single Paenibacillus sp. FSL R5-0345 genomic region:
- a CDS encoding small acid-soluble spore protein P gives MSKPKSIPVPGAQPTDGQPRKEHHSSAPKPLSGSKKVKQANHVDHHNPQG, from the coding sequence ATGTCAAAGCCAAAGAGTATTCCAGTTCCCGGGGCACAACCCACCGATGGTCAACCTAGAAAGGAGCATCATTCTTCAGCACCAAAGCCACTTTCTGGATCTAAAAAGGTGAAACAAGCTAATCATGTAGACCATCATAATCCGCAGGGATAA
- the pdxS gene encoding pyridoxal 5'-phosphate synthase lyase subunit PdxS encodes METGTSRVKRGMAEMQKGGVIMDVMNAEQAKIAEAAGAVAVMALERVPSDIRAAGGVARMADPTIVEEVIKVVSIPVMAKARIGHYVEAKVLESLGVDYLDESEVLTPADEVFHINKREFTVPFVCGAKDLGEALRRINEGASMIRTKGEPGTGNIVEAVRHMRFINSQIRKVTNLSKDELYNEAKNLGVPYELLLEVHELGKLPVVNFAAGGVATPADAALMMHLGADGVFVGSGIFKSDNPEKFARAIVEATTHYTDYKLIAEVSKNLGAPMKGIDIATLTPAERMSERGR; translated from the coding sequence ATGGAAACTGGAACATCGCGAGTTAAAAGAGGCATGGCAGAAATGCAAAAAGGCGGCGTCATTATGGACGTCATGAATGCAGAACAAGCAAAAATTGCTGAGGCTGCGGGTGCAGTAGCAGTTATGGCTTTGGAACGCGTACCTTCTGACATTCGCGCAGCTGGCGGTGTAGCACGAATGGCCGATCCTACAATTGTAGAAGAGGTTATTAAAGTGGTAAGTATTCCTGTTATGGCTAAGGCTCGTATTGGCCATTACGTAGAAGCAAAGGTCCTGGAATCCTTGGGTGTTGACTATTTGGATGAGAGTGAAGTTCTTACTCCTGCTGATGAAGTGTTCCATATTAATAAACGTGAGTTCACTGTTCCATTCGTATGTGGAGCTAAGGATCTTGGAGAAGCCCTGAGACGTATTAATGAAGGTGCATCCATGATTCGTACGAAAGGTGAACCAGGAACAGGCAACATTGTTGAAGCAGTGCGTCATATGCGCTTTATCAACAGCCAAATCCGCAAAGTAACCAATTTGTCCAAGGATGAACTATATAATGAAGCTAAGAACCTGGGAGTGCCTTACGAGTTGCTGCTTGAAGTACATGAGCTTGGCAAGTTGCCGGTTGTTAACTTTGCGGCTGGCGGTGTAGCAACTCCTGCCGATGCTGCCCTGATGATGCATCTAGGTGCGGATGGTGTGTTCGTAGGCTCGGGTATTTTTAAATCGGACAACCCTGAGAAATTTGCACGCGCGATTGTTGAAGCTACTACACACTATACTGATTACAAACTGATTGCAGAAGTATCCAAGAACCTTGGTGCACCAATGAAGGGGATTGATATTGCAACTCTAACCCCGGCTGAACGTATGTCAGAGCGTGGCCGTTAA
- the serS gene encoding serine--tRNA ligase, producing MLDVKVLRSDYARVEQALEKRGKSLDLIADFPQLDLRRRELLQETEGLKNRRNTVSGDVAKKKKNGEPADDLIAEMRTVSDRIKELDDEVRELEAQISELTMSIPNIPHDSVPVGKSEDDNVELRRWSEPKEFGFTPKSHWELAQQLDIIDFEAAAKVTGSRFVFYKGLGARLERALINFMMDLHSGEHNYEEMLPPYIVNKDSLYGTGQLPKFEEDLFKLRDTEYYLIPTAEVPVTNYYREEILTAADLPKYHVAYSSCFRSEAGSAGRDTRGLIRQHQFNKVELVKLTTPESSYEELEKMTADAERVLQLLGLPYRVLGLCTADMGFTSAKTYDLEVWLPESGMYREISSCSNTEDFQARRANIRFRKDPKSKPEFVHTLNGSALAVGRTVAAILENYQQEDGSVLIPECLQPYMRNAKSIQPKSI from the coding sequence GTGTTAGACGTAAAAGTATTGCGCAGTGATTACGCTCGAGTTGAACAAGCCTTAGAGAAACGGGGTAAATCACTGGATTTGATTGCTGATTTTCCACAACTTGATCTACGCAGACGTGAATTACTGCAAGAAACAGAAGGTCTTAAGAACCGTCGTAATACGGTATCGGGTGACGTAGCCAAGAAGAAAAAGAATGGTGAGCCAGCAGATGACTTAATCGCAGAAATGCGTACAGTATCTGATCGAATTAAAGAGCTCGATGACGAAGTACGCGAATTGGAAGCTCAGATTTCTGAACTTACTATGAGCATTCCGAATATTCCCCATGATTCAGTTCCAGTAGGGAAGTCCGAGGACGATAACGTTGAATTGCGTCGCTGGTCAGAGCCCAAAGAGTTCGGATTTACTCCAAAATCACACTGGGAGCTTGCACAGCAGCTCGATATTATTGATTTTGAAGCTGCAGCTAAGGTTACGGGATCTCGGTTTGTTTTCTATAAAGGATTGGGAGCACGTTTAGAGCGGGCGCTAATTAACTTTATGATGGATCTTCACAGTGGTGAGCATAATTATGAAGAAATGCTGCCACCTTACATTGTAAATAAAGACAGCTTATACGGAACAGGACAACTTCCTAAGTTTGAGGAAGATTTGTTTAAGCTACGTGACACTGAATACTATTTGATTCCTACAGCGGAAGTACCTGTAACGAACTACTATCGCGAAGAGATTTTGACAGCAGCAGACCTGCCTAAGTACCATGTAGCATACAGCTCTTGTTTCCGTTCTGAGGCGGGTTCAGCGGGCCGTGATACTCGCGGCTTGATTCGTCAGCATCAGTTCAACAAAGTAGAGCTGGTGAAGCTTACTACACCTGAATCCTCTTATGAGGAGTTAGAGAAAATGACAGCAGATGCTGAACGTGTGCTGCAGCTTCTGGGACTGCCTTATCGTGTACTTGGGCTATGTACAGCTGATATGGGCTTTACTTCGGCTAAGACGTACGATTTGGAAGTATGGCTGCCTGAGAGTGGAATGTACCGTGAAATCTCTTCCTGCTCGAATACGGAGGACTTCCAAGCGCGTCGGGCAAATATTCGTTTCCGTAAAGATCCAAAGTCCAAGCCTGAATTTGTTCATACACTGAATGGATCTGCTTTGGCTGTTGGACGTACTGTTGCAGCAATCCTTGAGAATTATCAGCAAGAAGATGGAAGTGTGCTGATTCCGGAATGTCTACAACCGTATATGCGCAATGCGAAATCGATCCAACCTAAATCTATTTAA
- a CDS encoding D-alanyl-D-alanine carboxypeptidase family protein, with protein sequence MIKTVTVGLLLNMLVSTPLPAFAEEGTTTTIQAGTAAQTTQKAVKIPSVESLGLNLKSAVLIEPTTGEVLLSMNADEALPPASMTKMMTEYLVAEAVKTGQLSWDQKVIVGENASKQVGSRIFLAENDEHTVEELYIAMAVGSANDATVALAELVSGSELEFVELMNQTAQKMGMKTAYFVNSTGLDKADMPKKYRSTDKKENVMSAMDAAILAKHIVTDHPDFNRFTTVQSYKFRERDTAPMINFNWMLEANKNIQNFKAYAYEGLDGLKTGHTARAKYCFAGTAVRDGMRLISVVMGADTEPHRFTETKKVLDFGFNNFEIKQVVAPKAVIAGNETVPVLKGKSKEVSVVTDEAVSFIVPKGTTSPEIKTTVEINDPATLVAPIEQSAKVGKVTYSYQVEGMSDVQQKTVNLITAEEAEKAGWFSLFLRAIGDFFGDLFTGIKNLF encoded by the coding sequence ATGATTAAGACAGTCACAGTAGGTCTACTTTTAAATATGTTAGTTTCCACTCCACTTCCGGCATTCGCTGAGGAAGGTACGACTACGACAATACAAGCTGGTACTGCAGCTCAGACCACTCAGAAAGCGGTAAAGATCCCTTCTGTGGAATCACTGGGTCTAAATTTGAAATCAGCGGTTCTAATAGAACCAACAACAGGTGAAGTTCTTCTATCAATGAATGCAGATGAGGCTTTGCCTCCAGCTAGTATGACTAAGATGATGACAGAGTATCTTGTAGCAGAAGCGGTGAAGACAGGACAGCTTTCCTGGGATCAAAAAGTCATAGTAGGTGAAAATGCGTCTAAACAAGTCGGATCACGGATTTTTCTAGCGGAAAATGACGAGCATACGGTTGAAGAGCTGTACATAGCAATGGCTGTCGGATCTGCAAATGATGCTACAGTAGCTTTGGCAGAACTAGTTTCTGGATCAGAATTGGAATTCGTAGAGCTAATGAATCAGACTGCCCAGAAGATGGGGATGAAAACTGCTTATTTTGTTAATTCTACTGGATTAGACAAAGCTGACATGCCTAAGAAGTACCGCTCAACTGATAAGAAAGAAAACGTAATGTCAGCGATGGATGCTGCTATCCTTGCCAAACATATCGTTACGGATCATCCTGATTTTAATAGATTTACTACGGTTCAGTCTTATAAGTTCCGTGAACGCGATACCGCGCCAATGATTAACTTTAACTGGATGTTGGAAGCTAATAAGAATATCCAGAATTTCAAGGCTTATGCTTATGAGGGATTGGATGGCTTGAAGACAGGCCATACCGCTAGAGCTAAATATTGTTTTGCAGGTACAGCTGTACGTGATGGCATGCGTCTGATAAGTGTAGTAATGGGGGCTGATACAGAGCCACACCGTTTTACAGAGACGAAAAAAGTACTTGATTTCGGATTTAATAATTTTGAAATCAAACAAGTTGTAGCCCCTAAAGCAGTGATAGCCGGCAATGAAACCGTGCCAGTTCTTAAAGGGAAAAGTAAAGAGGTGTCTGTAGTTACGGATGAAGCTGTTTCATTTATCGTCCCTAAGGGAACAACCTCCCCTGAAATTAAAACAACCGTTGAAATAAATGATCCGGCAACCTTAGTTGCTCCTATAGAACAATCTGCTAAAGTGGGTAAGGTCACTTATTCCTACCAAGTTGAAGGCATGTCGGATGTTCAGCAGAAGACAGTTAATCTGATTACTGCTGAAGAAGCGGAGAAAGCCGGTTGGTTCAGTTTATTCCTTAGAGCCATTGGAGATTTCTTCGGCGATTTATTTACAGGGATCAAGAACTTGTTCTAA
- the motB gene encoding flagellar motor protein MotB yields MSKKTRHEEHEEHADESWLLPYSDLMTLLVALFIVMYSMSATDAKKFEEMSQAFSSALNGGTGVLEERAAMPSKSQEDLGKNDQMDKSVAKKNEQTEMAKLRQKEQEDLEKLKKQFDQYISKNGLTDLLSTKLNQSQLMITISDNALFASGQAVVKDDSRQLAKSISTMLQQFPDYDVVVQGHTDNIPISNSNYSSNWDLSADRALQFMKILLTNTNLNPRKFSAIGYGEYHPISENTTAVGRSKNRRVEVSIIRKYQETKEFSGIAPSDE; encoded by the coding sequence GTGAGCAAAAAGACTAGACACGAAGAGCATGAAGAACACGCCGATGAATCGTGGCTACTGCCTTATTCTGATCTTATGACCCTTCTGGTAGCCTTGTTCATCGTAATGTATTCTATGAGTGCAACGGATGCCAAAAAATTCGAAGAGATGAGTCAAGCCTTCAGCTCCGCTCTTAATGGCGGTACAGGTGTTCTTGAAGAACGGGCGGCAATGCCATCTAAGAGTCAAGAGGATTTAGGAAAAAATGATCAAATGGATAAATCAGTAGCCAAGAAAAATGAACAAACAGAAATGGCTAAGCTGCGGCAAAAGGAACAAGAAGATTTAGAGAAGCTTAAAAAGCAGTTTGATCAATATATCAGCAAGAACGGTCTTACCGATCTTCTCAGTACTAAGCTCAATCAGTCTCAGCTTATGATTACGATAAGTGATAATGCGCTGTTCGCTTCCGGACAGGCTGTAGTTAAAGATGATTCTCGGCAATTAGCAAAGTCCATCTCAACCATGCTGCAGCAATTCCCGGATTATGATGTAGTCGTGCAAGGACATACCGACAATATTCCTATCTCTAATAGCAATTATTCTTCCAACTGGGACCTAAGCGCGGATCGTGCTCTTCAGTTCATGAAGATCCTGTTAACGAATACGAACCTGAATCCACGCAAGTTTAGTGCGATCGGATACGGGGAGTACCACCCTATTTCTGAAAATACTACAGCTGTTGGACGAAGTAAGAACCGCCGGGTTGAAGTGTCCATTATTCGTAAATATCAAGAAACCAAAGAGTTCTCAGGTATTGCTCCTTCCGATGAATAA
- the tadA gene encoding tRNA adenosine(34) deaminase TadA, with protein MVAVHEHWMRQAIAEAHKAEALGEVPIGAIVVRHGEVIGRGYNLRETTMDSTAHAEMVAIREASKFMNSWRLLDCQLYVTLEPCPMCAGAIVQSRVPLTVYGTPDPKAGCAGTLMNLLEEPRFNHRTEVIQGVLQEECAELLTSFFRRLRQKPPKQA; from the coding sequence ATGGTGGCGGTTCATGAACATTGGATGAGGCAGGCGATAGCAGAAGCCCATAAAGCTGAAGCATTAGGAGAAGTTCCTATAGGGGCGATCGTCGTACGGCATGGTGAAGTTATCGGACGCGGATACAATTTAAGAGAAACAACAATGGATTCAACAGCTCATGCAGAAATGGTAGCCATTCGTGAGGCCAGCAAATTCATGAATTCGTGGCGACTGCTGGATTGCCAGCTTTATGTTACTTTAGAGCCTTGTCCGATGTGTGCTGGAGCGATTGTACAATCAAGGGTACCCCTCACTGTATATGGCACTCCCGATCCTAAGGCTGGGTGTGCTGGAACCCTCATGAATTTACTTGAAGAGCCGCGGTTTAATCATCGTACCGAAGTCATTCAGGGGGTTTTACAAGAGGAATGTGCAGAGCTACTGACCTCATTCTTTCGCCGTTTACGTCAAAAGCCACCGAAACAAGCATAA
- the guaB gene encoding IMP dehydrogenase — MWKDKFGKEGLTFDDVLLVPRKSEVLPKEVDLTTVLSKNVKLNIPLMSAGMDTVTEAAMAIAIAREGGIGIIHKNMPVEQQAEEVDRVKRSESGVITNPFSLSAEHLVSDAELLMGKYRISGVPIVDSDNKLVGILTNRDLRFIHDYSIPIKEVMTHENLVTAAVGTTLQEAEGILQRHKIEKLPLVDENNVLKGLITIKDIEKAIQFPNGAKDAHGRLLVGAAVGISKDTFERTAALVKSGVDLIVVDSAHGHHINIIEAVRQIRELYPDLTIVAGNVATGEATRELIEAGASVVKVGIGPGSICTTRVIAGIGVPQVTAIYDCATVAREYGVPIIADGGIKYSGEITKAIAAGAHAVMMGSMFAGTEESPGESELYQGRKFKVYRGMGSMSAMKQGSKDRYFQDDDKKLVPEGIEGRIAFKGPLSDTVHQLIGGLRSGMGYCGTKSLEELRNDTSFIRITSAGLRESHPHDVQITKEAPNYSV, encoded by the coding sequence GTGTGGAAAGATAAGTTTGGTAAAGAAGGTCTAACTTTTGATGATGTGCTGCTGGTTCCGCGTAAATCTGAGGTACTGCCGAAGGAAGTAGATTTGACTACAGTTCTAAGTAAGAATGTGAAGTTGAACATCCCGCTTATGAGTGCAGGTATGGACACAGTCACAGAAGCGGCTATGGCCATTGCTATTGCTCGTGAGGGTGGTATCGGCATTATTCACAAGAATATGCCTGTAGAGCAGCAAGCGGAAGAAGTGGATCGTGTGAAGCGTTCCGAGAGCGGAGTTATTACTAACCCTTTCTCACTTTCAGCAGAACATCTGGTTTCTGATGCTGAACTATTGATGGGTAAATATCGCATTTCAGGAGTACCGATTGTAGACAGTGACAACAAACTGGTCGGTATTCTAACTAATAGAGATTTACGCTTTATTCATGACTATAGTATTCCAATTAAAGAAGTTATGACGCATGAGAATCTCGTGACTGCTGCTGTAGGTACGACACTTCAAGAAGCAGAAGGCATCTTACAACGTCATAAAATTGAGAAATTGCCGCTGGTGGACGAGAATAACGTTCTTAAGGGCTTGATCACGATTAAAGATATCGAGAAAGCCATTCAGTTCCCTAACGGAGCGAAAGATGCACACGGTCGCTTACTAGTTGGAGCAGCTGTCGGTATCTCTAAAGATACATTCGAACGTACTGCAGCGTTAGTTAAATCAGGTGTAGATCTGATTGTCGTTGATTCTGCACATGGTCATCATATTAATATTATTGAAGCTGTTCGCCAAATTCGTGAGTTGTATCCTGATCTTACGATTGTTGCTGGTAACGTGGCTACAGGTGAAGCAACCCGTGAACTTATTGAAGCTGGAGCTTCTGTAGTTAAAGTAGGTATTGGACCTGGATCTATCTGTACAACACGCGTTATCGCTGGTATCGGTGTTCCGCAGGTTACAGCCATTTATGATTGTGCAACGGTTGCTCGTGAGTACGGAGTTCCTATCATCGCTGACGGTGGAATAAAGTACTCCGGTGAAATCACTAAGGCTATTGCCGCTGGTGCTCATGCAGTAATGATGGGAAGTATGTTTGCGGGTACAGAAGAAAGCCCAGGAGAATCGGAGCTTTATCAAGGCCGTAAATTTAAAGTATATCGTGGTATGGGCAGTATGAGTGCCATGAAACAAGGTAGTAAGGATCGTTATTTCCAGGATGACGATAAGAAGCTTGTTCCTGAAGGAATTGAAGGCCGTATCGCTTTTAAAGGACCTCTTTCGGATACCGTTCATCAATTGATTGGCGGGCTGCGTTCGGGTATGGGCTACTGTGGTACCAAGTCGCTCGAAGAGCTCCGGAATGACACTTCGTTCATTCGTATCACAAGTGCTGGACTTCGCGAAAGCCATCCACATGATGTGCAAATCACGAAAGAAGCGCCAAACTATTCCGTGTAA
- a CDS encoding GNAT family N-acetyltransferase, whose translation MTLTLYHTSQNIYISPLELKDAEKLLELRLNNRLTHEPFEPKRDEQFYTLESQQRIINQRLEDALEDRAYMFGVYLLDGQLIGQITLSNVSRGVAQYADLGYLMDHRMQGQGYMTAAVGLILGYAFRALGLHRVQAAILLHNEASRKVLEKSGFKPEGIARQYLKINGQWQDHQTYAILAEDVLLVEPK comes from the coding sequence ATGACCCTTACTTTATATCATACCTCACAAAACATCTATATTTCTCCACTAGAGCTAAAGGATGCAGAGAAATTACTGGAGCTGCGCTTGAATAATCGGTTGACACACGAACCATTTGAACCTAAACGCGATGAGCAATTCTACACGCTGGAGAGTCAACAAAGGATCATTAATCAGCGTCTGGAGGATGCGCTGGAGGACAGAGCCTATATGTTCGGTGTCTATCTGCTTGATGGACAACTAATAGGTCAAATCACGCTATCTAATGTCTCAAGAGGTGTAGCTCAGTATGCGGATTTAGGTTATTTGATGGACCATAGGATGCAAGGACAAGGCTATATGACTGCTGCGGTCGGATTGATTCTAGGCTACGCTTTTCGAGCCTTAGGTCTTCATAGGGTTCAGGCAGCCATCTTATTGCATAATGAGGCTTCCCGGAAGGTGCTGGAGAAGAGCGGATTTAAACCTGAAGGCATCGCCCGCCAGTATCTCAAAATAAACGGCCAGTGGCAGGATCACCAAACCTACGCAATATTGGCCGAAGATGTGTTACTGGTTGAACCTAAATAA
- the rluF gene encoding 23S rRNA pseudouridine(2604) synthase RluF, protein MRINKFISETGYCSRREADKLVEGGRVTINGEPAVLGSQAVPGDDVRIDGVALETSSQTVYIALNKPVGITSTTEQHIKGNIVDFVGHHERIFPIGRLDKDSEGLILLTNDGDIVNKILRSEGRHEKEYVVTVDRPITPSFITGMSSGVKILGEKTLPCEVTRITERVFRIILTEGKNRQIRRMCSAFGYEVRKLQRIRIMNIRLGVLQTGEWRELSAEEKQELGATLNYKLL, encoded by the coding sequence GTGAGAATTAATAAATTCATCAGTGAGACAGGGTACTGTTCACGCCGTGAAGCAGACAAGCTGGTAGAAGGCGGTAGAGTTACGATCAACGGAGAACCTGCTGTGCTTGGCAGTCAGGCCGTTCCGGGTGATGATGTGCGAATAGATGGTGTTGCGCTTGAAACATCAAGCCAGACGGTTTACATTGCGTTAAACAAGCCAGTGGGTATTACTTCAACTACAGAGCAGCATATTAAGGGGAATATTGTTGATTTTGTAGGTCATCATGAGCGAATCTTCCCGATTGGGCGTCTCGATAAGGATTCAGAAGGATTGATTCTGCTTACTAACGATGGGGACATCGTTAACAAGATTTTACGCTCCGAAGGTCGGCATGAAAAAGAGTATGTGGTTACTGTAGACAGACCGATTACGCCATCATTTATTACCGGCATGTCCAGCGGCGTAAAGATATTAGGTGAGAAGACGCTACCTTGTGAGGTCACTCGTATTACAGAGCGTGTATTCCGTATTATTTTGACGGAGGGCAAGAATCGTCAGATTCGCCGTATGTGCAGCGCTTTTGGCTACGAGGTTAGAAAGCTGCAACGCATTCGGATTATGAATATTCGTCTAGGGGTATTACAAACTGGAGAATGGCGTGAATTGTCTGCTGAAGAAAAGCAAGAACTTGGAGCTACACTGAACTACAAACTTCTATAG
- the pdxT gene encoding pyridoxal 5'-phosphate synthase glutaminase subunit PdxT, whose translation MKIGVLALQGAVTEHIVSIEKTGAEGVPIKRVEQLDEVDGLIIPGGESTTIGKLMRKYGFIEAIRDFSNQGKPIFGTCAGMIVLAKRIAGGESGHLELMDITVARNAFGRQRESFECDLEVKGIDEPVRAVFIRAPLINEVGPGVDVLTVYNDEIVTAREGNLLVSSFHPELTDDFRLHQYFADMVETTRQVQQQNRI comes from the coding sequence ATGAAAATAGGAGTGCTGGCGCTTCAAGGTGCTGTTACGGAGCATATTGTTAGTATAGAGAAGACCGGTGCTGAGGGCGTACCTATCAAGCGGGTAGAGCAGCTTGATGAGGTTGATGGCCTAATTATTCCTGGTGGTGAAAGTACAACAATTGGTAAGCTGATGCGGAAATACGGCTTCATCGAAGCCATACGTGATTTCTCCAATCAGGGGAAGCCGATTTTTGGAACTTGCGCGGGAATGATTGTTCTGGCCAAAAGGATTGCCGGCGGCGAATCAGGGCATTTGGAGCTAATGGATATAACGGTAGCCCGGAATGCATTCGGTCGTCAACGGGAAAGCTTTGAATGTGATCTGGAGGTTAAAGGCATCGATGAGCCGGTCCGTGCTGTGTTTATACGTGCACCGCTTATCAACGAGGTAGGTCCGGGAGTCGATGTGCTTACAGTCTATAATGATGAGATTGTAACTGCGCGGGAGGGTAACCTGCTGGTGTCTTCTTTTCATCCAGAACTGACCGATGATTTTAGACTGCATCAATATTTTGCCGATATGGTAGAGACTACTAGGCAAGTGCAACAACAGAATCGCATATAA
- a CDS encoding ATP-binding protein, producing the protein MSIKTKLSAIIFGAVLLILALNLTFNLYAAQNNLRNESINNMQLTAMQMAVSVEQSNYSSNYVEYQIAHNLRMAAIFASEELDPDYKNVTNEELKALTSKVGVSNISILVKTDNDVVVARSSVPGDIGMSTKDWGYWYLAFLELFDNQEVSVGQGQALDHFWSGPFEYSTYNPDFIEKWGYYRDEESNYIINPVILNTEASDYVKITNPDQIASRTKEANPGILELTGFNPATFASASMKADGSDTLNKKLGNRPIKYGTYTYGNVERDRQAILLAQGKQKPVTLEMKVHGKRVLKSYIPIQSPGLKAYVIGVVLDYSVISSVVHDQLINSLTTSLLLLTLFLLCSYILSGFVTRPIQAILAKVNDVAKGKFEPPLKVTSRDELGQLALRINAMTAHLMQRTNRLKQTLEENRAVKEHLESVINGTSDAIHTIDMDGRITSTNRAFEELYGWSAKEVLGNMPYLVPATALKQEEERLNALKNGAVLPPIETVRLKRDGTIVEVSVSTSVIRDEDGYPHSFIHVSRDMTERNRMEELLRRSEKLTTVGQLAAGVAHEIRNPLTTLKGFLQLQQEKQILVPLHIELMLSELERINLIVSEFLILAKPQAVHFQEKDVRDILGDVVSLLDSQAHLFGIQFSAIFSEHPSTVHCEVNQLKQVFINIVKNAIEAMPDGGVISMELRNTLDSVFILISDQGEGIPKDMLPKLGEPFFTNKESGTGLGLMISQRIIQAHKGHLDIQSEVGQGTTVMIKLPAAGTDTPWLNIKDERSEGQREN; encoded by the coding sequence TTGTCCATAAAGACAAAACTATCTGCTATTATTTTTGGGGCGGTGTTGCTAATTTTAGCACTGAACCTGACATTTAACCTTTATGCCGCCCAAAATAATCTACGGAATGAAAGCATTAATAATATGCAACTAACTGCTATGCAAATGGCCGTTTCTGTAGAACAAAGTAACTATAGCTCTAACTATGTAGAATATCAAATTGCGCATAATTTAAGGATGGCGGCTATCTTTGCCTCCGAGGAATTGGACCCAGACTATAAGAACGTGACGAATGAAGAACTTAAAGCCCTAACTTCCAAGGTGGGCGTGTCTAATATTTCAATTCTGGTAAAGACTGATAACGATGTCGTAGTAGCAAGGTCTTCGGTACCTGGTGATATTGGGATGTCCACAAAAGATTGGGGGTACTGGTACCTGGCCTTTTTGGAGTTGTTCGATAATCAGGAGGTATCCGTGGGTCAGGGTCAGGCCTTGGACCATTTTTGGTCAGGTCCATTTGAATATTCAACCTACAATCCCGATTTCATTGAGAAGTGGGGTTATTATCGTGATGAAGAGAGTAACTACATCATCAATCCCGTTATTCTCAATACGGAGGCCAGCGATTACGTCAAAATCACTAATCCCGACCAAATTGCATCGAGAACTAAAGAAGCTAATCCGGGGATTTTAGAATTGACAGGATTTAACCCGGCAACCTTTGCTTCTGCAAGTATGAAGGCGGACGGAAGCGACACGCTGAATAAGAAGCTGGGGAACCGCCCCATTAAGTACGGCACCTATACTTATGGTAACGTGGAGCGGGATAGACAGGCGATTCTATTAGCTCAAGGGAAGCAGAAGCCGGTTACGCTCGAAATGAAAGTACATGGAAAAAGAGTGCTCAAAAGCTACATTCCTATCCAATCGCCTGGACTGAAAGCTTATGTGATAGGAGTAGTTTTGGATTACTCTGTGATTTCATCTGTGGTTCATGATCAATTAATTAATAGTCTGACTACGTCACTGTTATTGCTTACCTTATTCTTGTTATGTAGTTACATACTGTCTGGATTTGTTACTCGTCCGATTCAGGCGATACTTGCCAAAGTGAACGATGTAGCTAAAGGGAAATTTGAGCCTCCTCTAAAGGTAACAAGCCGGGATGAGCTAGGACAGTTGGCTCTGCGAATCAATGCTATGACGGCTCACCTCATGCAGCGCACCAATCGACTCAAACAGACACTGGAAGAGAACCGAGCGGTTAAGGAGCATTTGGAGTCCGTCATTAACGGAACTTCTGATGCGATTCATACGATCGATATGGATGGCCGAATTACTAGTACGAACAGAGCCTTCGAAGAACTATATGGATGGAGTGCCAAAGAGGTATTGGGTAATATGCCGTACCTTGTACCTGCGACAGCGCTTAAGCAGGAGGAAGAGCGGCTTAATGCGTTAAAGAATGGTGCTGTTCTACCACCCATTGAAACCGTAAGACTTAAACGTGATGGAACAATAGTTGAAGTTAGTGTTAGTACCTCGGTAATTCGTGATGAAGACGGGTATCCGCATTCCTTTATTCACGTTTCACGTGATATGACGGAACGTAACCGAATGGAGGAACTGCTTAGACGCTCTGAGAAGCTGACTACAGTAGGCCAATTAGCTGCGGGAGTAGCCCATGAGATTCGTAATCCGCTTACAACGCTAAAAGGATTTTTACAGCTTCAACAAGAGAAGCAGATTCTGGTTCCACTCCATATTGAACTGATGTTATCCGAGCTGGAGCGGATTAATTTGATCGTAAGTGAATTTTTGATTTTGGCCAAGCCTCAAGCTGTTCATTTCCAGGAAAAAGATGTACGGGACATCCTTGGTGATGTAGTTTCTCTATTAGACAGTCAAGCTCATTTGTTTGGGATTCAGTTTAGTGCCATATTCTCTGAACATCCATCTACCGTACATTGTGAAGTGAACCAGCTAAAGCAGGTGTTTATAAACATCGTCAAAAATGCAATTGAAGCTATGCCAGATGGTGGTGTGATTTCAATGGAGCTAAGAAACACCTTGGACTCTGTCTTCATTCTCATTTCAGATCAAGGTGAAGGAATTCCTAAGGATATGTTGCCTAAGCTGGGTGAACCCTTCTTTACTAATAAAGAGTCGGGAACAGGCCTTGGGCTAATGATTAGCCAACGTATTATTCAGGCTCATAAGGGTCATTTGGATATACAAAGTGAAGTAGGTCAAGGGACAACTGTTATGATCAAGCTGCCTGCAGCTGGTACGGATACCCCTTGGCTTAATATTAAGGATGAACGGAGTGAAGGACAACGTGAGAATTAA